ACGACTTCACCTCCGGCGCGGGTAGCCAGGCTACGCCAGGTGGTCAGGTCGATGGTTTCGCTGATCGAGCGGCTGCTGCCGTCGAACATCACCACGTCGACGACGCCTGGGTGCCAGCTACGGCTGGTGACGATGGCGTAGGTTGGACTGCCGCTGCTGCCATTTTTTCCTTCCTGCCACGAGTTGAAGTCGCACTCGGGGTAGGTCTTGCCGCCGATGGTGCAGCTGGTTTGGGTGTTGGGGGTCATGGTAGCGGTGAAGCCGGTGTGGTGGACGCGACCATCGGGCCACTCGGTATGGCCGGTGTCTTTCTCGTCGGAAGCGGAAGCAATCTGCGTTTCCGCCGCCGAGATCGTATTGGGAATGGCGGTCGAGTCGGGACCGCTATTGCGTCGGTACGGCGTCCAGGCCTTCACTTCGGCACCCAGCATTGTGTTCGACGAGCCATCGGTGGCATCGCGGAACGAAAGCTTCGAGTTCGGATAGAACAGCCCGTCGCCTCCTTGCTTGGTACTTGGATTGAACACGAACCAGGTTCCGTAGTTAAAACCGTACGAGGTCGGCCACAGCTTCGACTTGCCGCCGCCTGGGTCGCGTTCGCGGCCGGCACCAGGGTCGCTGGGGCAGCTATAGCCAGGGATCTTCAAACCATCGATGGCCGTTTGAAAGTCCCAGGCCGTTGTGAGGTCGACCTGATCGTACAGGTTGCCTTGTTCCAGGAAATTGAGGATGCGGCCGTGCACGCCCCACGAACCGTTGTTGCCGGTTGAGGATACCGAAAGATCGACCGTGCAGCCCATAGGTAAAACACGGTAGGTGTCTACGTAGTTGTGCAGGGCCAGGCCCATTTGCTTCAGGTTATTCTTGCACTGCATTCGCCTGGCCGCCTCGCGTGCTTGCTGCACGGCAGGCAAGAGAAGGGCGATGAGAACTCCGATGATCGCGATGACGACCAAAAGCTCAACCAGTGTGAAACCCGTACGTGGCGATTTCCGGGGGGTTGGAAACATCGTTATGCGTCTTCTACTGTCCTGGGAGGTGAGATAACCGCCATGGTTTGTGACCCCATGGCAAAAGGCGGGTAAACCAAACGAACCTAAACCCGCGCAAACTGCCCTAAGGATGCAATTCATATGCCTATGCGGCGTAAAGCGGTTCGCTTGAAAACGGTTAGCAGGCGAATTATCGTATCTCCTCTCGAAAGAACACGGTTTTCACGCCTGGAAATCGGGCCAGGAATATTGTGGATGACAGGCCATCCGTAGATGACAGGCTTTCTGCTCGTGTTACTTGAGTCGACAGCCGTGTCATCTAAAGTGACATGCTGGGGCTGTGGTGATGGATAGGATGAACCATTTCGGAGAATGTCAATGGAAGCGATGATCGATTTGTTTTTGGGGCTCGAGCGGATGTCGCCAGGCAGCCATGAAACGACGGCTAAGGCGTTTCATACTGCCGCACAAGATCACGAAATTCAGACCATTGTCGAGTTCGGTTGCGGCAGCGGAATCTCGACGTTGGAACTTGCCCGGCAAAGTGGTGCTTCGGTTGTCGCGATTGATAATAGTTCCCCTTTCTTGGATCAATTGAAGCAGAAGATCGATCAGGCAGGGCTCGGCCAGCAAGTTCAAGTCCGCGAGCAAAGCATGGATGTTGCCTGGCCAGAAGGAACTCAGTTCGATTTGATCTGGTGCGAAGGATCGGCCTATGCCATCGGGGTCGAGAACGCCCTGCGGCAATGGCTTCCACTATTAAGCCCAGGCGGGCGAATTGCCCTGAGCGACCTGGTGTGGATCGACCCCAACCCGGACGAGGAGGTCCAGCAGTACTGGAAAGACCAAGGGGAAATTCTGAGGTACCCAAACGATACGCGAGCGCTTTTTACGTCGCTCGGGTACCAGATGATCGACGATTTTGTCTTTCCGGATCGCGACTGGCAGAACTACTACCGGCCGCTCAAGAATTACTTGCCGCAGTGGAAATCGGCATATTCTGACCCGGAAAATGCCGGAATGGTCGACCAGATGTTTCAAGAAGAGATGCGGATGTACGACCAGTTCGGGACGCAATATGGGTATGCATTTTTCATCGCCCAGCGTGCTCCGTGAGTTCGAGATTGCTTCGGCGTCGTGCTATGATGAAATAATCTCGAATATTTCCCCCTGGAGATTAAGTCATGCTGCGCGGTCTGTTGAGCGTATTTCTTCTACTTTTATCGTGTGGTTCTCTGCTGGCTGCTGAGAAGCCAAACTTCGTGTGGATCATGTCCGAGGACAACTCGAGCCATTTTCTCTCGTTGTTCGATTCCACCGGTGCGCAGACACCCAACATCGAGGCCCTGGCACAGCAAGGTCTCATCTACGAGCACGCTTTCTCGAATGCTCCAGTTTGCAGCGTGGCACGCACCACGTTGATCACGTCGTGTTATGCTCCACGCATCGGGACATTTCATCACCGCCGAAGTTTCATGGTGCCGATGCCGGAAGGGGTGAAGATGTTCCCCGCTTATCTGCGCGAAACAGGGTACTACACCACCAACAACAGCAAGGAAGACTACAACGCGAAGAAGTCGGACGATGTCTGGGATGATTCGTCGCGCAAGGCGAGTTGGAAGAATCGCGCGCAAGGCCAGCCGTTCTTCCATGTGCAAACCTTCACTACCACGCACGAAAGTTCGCTTCACTTTCCGGTCCAGGATGTACAAAACAAACCGACCAAGACCGATCCGGAAACCGTGTTTGTCCCACCGCATCATCCTAAGACCGAGACTTTCAAGTACACCTATGCTCGATACCACGATCGCATTCAGGATGTCGATCAGCAGATCGGAGAGTTGGTCGATCAGTTGAAGCAGGATGGTCTGCTCGAAAGTACCTTCATCTTCTACTTCGGCGACCACGGCGGCGTGCTGCCTCGCGGCAAGGGTTATGCCTACGAGACCGGCCTGCACGTTCCGCTGGTCATCCGTGTGCCGGAGAAGTTTCGCGATCAAATGCCGGAGAAGATTGGCAGCCGAATTCAATCGTTTGTCAGCTTTGTCGACTTCGGACCCACGGTCCTGAATCTGGCTGGGGCGAAGATTCCCGACGGGATCGACGGGCATGCCTTCCTGGCACTGGGGAACGCTCAGTTGATGGAAGTGGACGAGTCGTTCGGGTACGCCGATCGCTTTGACGAGAAGTACGATGTCGTGCGAACGCTTCGTAAGGGGAAGTACCGCTATGTTCGCAACTTTCAGCCGTTCAACTTTGACGGTCTGATGAATAACTATCGCTACAAGATGGCAGCCTACCAAGAGTGGCGCGAACTTTACGATGCCGGTAAGCTGAACGAAGTTCAAGCTCAGTTTTTCAAGACACGGCCAGCCGAGATGCTTTTCGACGTCGAGGCCGATCCGTACGAGACGAAGAACCTGGCGGACGATCCTGCCCATGCCAAAACATTGTCCGTTATGCGAGGGGCACTGAGTATCATGCTGAAGGGCATGCCAGATCTTGGTTTCTATCCGGAAAACTACCTGGCTGCCCATGCGGCGGACAACCCGGTAGCATTCGGCCAGCAGCATAAAGACGAGATCGCCAAGTTGATCGAGACGGCGAATCTAGAGGTGCTCTCGTTCGATGAAGCTCGTCCGCGGTTGGAAGAAGCCCTGGCTTCATCCGATCCGTGGCAGCGCTACTGGGGTGTGATCGCTTGCACCTCGCACGGCAAGACAGCATCGCCACTGGTGAAGCAATTGGAAGCGATCGCTACTTCCGACCCCGAGAACCTGGTACGCGTCCGTGCGGCGGAGTATCTGGCTTTGCATGCAAATGTGAACCCGGTGGCCGTTCTCAAGAAGGCGATTGCCGATGCAGAGACCGCGACCGAAGCGAACTTGATTCTTAACACGGTCGTTCTTTTGCAGGATGGCCAGCCTGGCTACGAATTCAACTTCCAGAAATCGGACTTCAAGCATTTGAAGGGAGATCGGGGAGAGTTGAATCGACGGTTGGAGTATCTCACCGAAAAGTAACGCGGCTGCGCGACGGCTGGAACAACAGTTGGCAGCGCATAAAAAAACGTCCGAGTCACTTCAGAATGACTCGGACGTCTGAGAGATCATCGACTCGATGTCGAGGCTTAGTGCAGCCAGATCGCTTCTCGCGGGGTTTCACCCCCGAAGGAGAAGTTCTCGCTGGACTTGACTTCTTCGGCTCGGATGATTGGTGCCAAGGTGGCCCGTTCAACCGGAGCAGCTGCGTGACCGGCTGGTTTAATCAAGCCGCCGGTGTTGGTCGAGGCCGAACGCAGCGGGTTGTTCATGACCGGCAACGAAGTGGTTCGTGCTGTTGGAGTAGTGTCCACTTCGGCAGGCGTTGGCACTTCGATCTTCTCGACCGAGGGAGCCACTTCGCCGTCGGCAGGCTTGGCAACCAGGGTGTTGCCGGCTTGCTTGGGCTGACCAATCACTGCTTCGTTGATCACGTAGTTGTGATGAGCGGCACGCTTGTTCAAGTCACGCATCAGGGCGTCGTTGTAAGCCTTTTGCGGCCATGGGCCTTCAGCCAACGAGATCTGGTAGAACTCTAGCAACGAGCCCTTCTCGAAGTGCATGTTCTTGATGGCCAGGGCGTAGTCGATACGGGCCTGGTTGAACAAGGCACTCGAGTCGATCACACGACGCTGGGCTTCCAAGAGCAGGTCGATCGGAGCCTTGCCGGCTTCGTAGCTTGCTCGGACGGTTGCCTCTTGAGCGTTGGCAGCTTCGCGGCGATTGAACAGCAGTTCCATGATCTCGTAGGCACGCTGAATTTCGGCGTACGTGTTGGAGAGACCATACATGATCTGCTTTTCTTGTTCTTCTTTGATTGCTCGGGCTCGTGCCAAGGCCAGTTCGCTGCTGCGGACAGCCGAGTGAGCACGGCGGAAGCCGATTGGCATCTCGAATTCGACGCCGAGTTGGTATTCAGCAAAGTCCCCATCGGTCAGGCTCTGCAGGGCACCAGCTTCGCCAGGAATGCTGCTTTGATCCGAAAGGGTCGGGCCAAAGCCACGCTGACGGTAGCGAGCGATCAAGTCCAGGTTCGGCATCAGGAAGTTGCGGTTGGCCAGCAGTTCCAGTTCACGCTGCTTGATAACCCACTTCTGACGGCGAAGTTCGGAGCGTCGAGCGAGGGCTTCGGTGGCAACGGCATTCCAGTCGAAGTTAACCTTGGCAACCGGTGCTTCGGTAACCGGACGAATCAGGCGGCCGTTGGTCTGGGTCAGGCCCATCATAAATCGCAGGCGACGTTCACAGACACGGACACCACCTGGGTTGTTGAAGGTACCGCCGAGCGAACCGTTGTTGTCGCGAGTACGTTCGACCAGACGGCCATTCAAAGCGTTGACCACTTCGACTTCAAAGCGGAAGTACTGTTCGCGAGCTTGAGCTTCGGTATCCGCCGACTTCTTGTCTGCTTCGACGTTGGCGTAGGCTTTCTTCCAGACTTCCAGCACGTTGTTGCGTGCGTTGATTTTGACGTCCAGGTCGCGGTAGGCGAAGAACAAGTCCCAGTAGGCGTTTTCGACGTCGCTCACCAGGTTGCGGACGGCGATCTCGAAATCAGCCAGGCTGATGTCGGTACGTGTGCGAGCGATCAGAACACCGTTGGCAAACCCAGGTTCGCCATTGGGACCCGCGATACGGTTGAACATGACACCGGCACCTTGCAACAATGGCTGGCGCATTTCGGCGTCGATGTAAGTATCCCACCCGGCACTGAAGATCTTTTGTGGATTGTTGTTGTAGTCGTACTGAGTAATCCCACGCAACGACACCAAACCACCGGTCGCGTTACGCTTGCTCAGGTTGACTTCGTAGTTGTGAAGGTCTTGTTGGAAGAAACCGTTGTCGCCGACGGTGAAGTTGTTCACGCGGCGATCGTTGGATTCAAAGTAGGCGCTGGCACCGAAGGTGGCGTCGAACGCACTCAATGCAGCTTCTTCACCGAAGCGTCCATCGGTGTAAACGATCGCGGGATCGTACATCGAGACAAGTGCTTCAGGGCTACGTAGAACACCGCCGAGGTCTTTCATGACCTGCGAATTCTGCAGAGCCAGGCGAACGGCTTCTTCCAAAGAGAGGTCCCAGTAACCAGATTCCAGGTCGATGTTGTCCGGATTGATCGCATCGGGCGAATCTGGAATTTCAAGCCAGTCTTCGTCCTCGCAAACGCTGGGGACAGGGTCTTCGATCTTGAGGCCGCGATCTGCGTACTCAGAAATCAGACACTCATCGTAAGCAGGCGGATCCGGGCAGTCGTAGTTGTTCCAGCACGGATGTAAACAGCCGCTCAGACCAGTGGTCATACAAGTGCTTAAAACTACAAACCAATGCGTGTAGCGACGTAGCATCGCTAATTCCCTCCTGGGGTCGATCGTGCGGACAAACTGGCCGTCGTAAAACTGGGTACGGTCGTTTTCGCGAGGATGTCGGTGGTTCTATCTCCGGCTCTGGGTCGAGCCGGCTGGGTCGATAGCACCACGCTTATGGGTTGAATCCTCCTGGTTCATTTTCGGCTGTGGCAAATCTTAAACTCAATAAAACCCGTACTTTCTGAGGATCTGGTAGGAACGCTATCATGCATCCAACGGCTAGCACCGCTCTTTTGCGGCATACTGTTTTCGTAACCGTCAAACTCGGCCGATGACGATAGCAATTGATCCGATTGCACCGTCGACCGATTGGAATGATTTTGCTGGCTGGTATACTCACGAAAGGTGGAGCGTTCAGGCGATGGGGGTTGCCTGGACAATTCGACTCCATTAACGGCCACACGATAATCCGCTGGCCGGACTAAGAACCAAGGGGGAAGTATGAATTCCAAGGGGTGGAATTCCGATTCATCTGGCGACGACCAATCTCGGAAAGAGAATGCCGAGAGTGCTTGGTCGATGGAGGACGTTCTGCGCCGGACTGCCGATTCGGGCCAGGCCGACGATGTCCTGGAAACGATCAAGCACCTGAAGGGTAGTCACCCTCAAGCCAAGCCGCACGAGATCGATACGATCACGCGTTTTGTCTTGGCTCTGCTCAAGCGTCGTTATCCGGATCTTCCGCTGAAGAGTGAAAAGGTCCTCACTATGGCCTCGACGATTGCCCAGTCATTGGTCGAGGACCCCGTGGCTAGTGAACGTATGCGACTCCTATGGTCCCAGTTGAGTTGAGCCATGACCACTGAAGCGACCCAACTCGAGCAACGCATTCAAGAAAACCAGGGTCTGGTGATTTCGCTGGCGAAATCAATCCACCGCAAGTTGCCCCCGCAGATCGGTATGGACGATCTAATTGCCTACGGACAGCTTGGTTTGGCCGAGGCGGCCCAGTCGTTCGAGGACGACAAAGGGGCAAGTTTCTCGACGTTTGCGTACTATCGTATCCGGGGTGCCATTTACGACGGCATCTCGAAGATGAGCTGGAATTCCCACGCCGCTAGAATGCAGAATAAGTATCAGCAAATGGCTGCCGATACGCTGCAAGCCGATGCCTCAGAGGGAAGTGCGTCGTCGGCTACCGCTCAGGAAAATGCCAAATGGCTGTGCAACCTGACGGAAAAGCTGGCTGTCGTCTATTTGGCCAGCCATGGAGAGGAAACGCAGCACGCATTCCAGGCCGTCGCAGATGCTCGGACACAGCAACCGGCCGAACAGCTTGAGAATGAAGAGATTCAAGGTCTGCTCCAGAAACTGCTACAGACGTTGGCACCCCACGAGCAGGAATTGATTCGGATGACCTATTACGAAGGTTATAGCCTGAAAGAGGCCGCCGACCATCTAGGTAAAAGCAAGTCGTGGGCTAGTCGATTGCACCAAGCCATCTTGGAGCGACTTGCCAGGGCTTTGCGTCAGACGACCTAGAGCGGGGCCTAGTGTAGGGTTAAAGCGTAGCGATTAAATCGATCGGAATGATTCGCACCACTGAGGATTGCCGAGAAAGAGGGTAAGGAGACTTTTGACGACGATTCGGCCGAACCCATTCCGCCGGAATAAATTAGTTGAAGTTCCTAGATTGACACTTATACTTTCGCGGCGAATTTGTTCCCCAGTCCGTTCGAGATGAACCGCCATGGCATTTCCGCAAGTACTCGATATAGAATCGCTGACCAATCCGATCTCAGAGGAAAGCCCTAGCGGCGTCGAGCTTCGCAGCTCGGAGCATGCCAACGAGTTTTTCGATCTTCGCGAGATCTTCAATCAGTCGAACAAGGCCGAACGTGATATCCAGACGGCCATGGCTTTTCCGGACGAGGAATTCCCAGACCTGAAAGATCCGGAATGGGAGGACGTTCGGGATCGCTCGATCCATATTCTGAGCAGTTACTCGAAGGACGTCTCGGTCGCTTCCTGGCTGATCGAAGCCGTCATGCGAATGGACGGTATTCCCGGACTGCGGGATGGCTTCAAGTTGATGCTGGAGTTGGTTCGTCGCTACTGGGACAACATTCACCCCGAGCCAGACGAAGACGAAGGGTATGCCGAGACCGTCTCGCAGTTAACCGGTTTGACGAGTGATCGCTCGTACGGCGTACTCGATAATCTTCCGCTTACCAACGGCGGAGGGGGGAGGTACTCCCTCTTTGATTTCAACGAAGCAAACCGTATCGATGGAATGGATTCCGACGACAAGCAGCGTCGAATTGCGGAAGGAGCTATCGAACGTCACACCTTCGACGAATCATTTCGCGCGACATCTCGGGATCACTGGAACAATGTGATCGAAGATCTCGATACGCTGATCTCCACGATTCGGGAACTGGAAACGTACCTGGACGAGCGATGCTTGCGAAATTCGTACGGGGAAGAGACCGCTCCGTCGATGACATCGTTTCGTCAGCGACTCGAATCGATTCGCTCGACGGTCCAGCAATTGATGGCCGAACTGCTGCTGGACGAAGTGGGCGATACGCCTGATGCAGCGACCGACGATGCGGACGAAGGGGGCACGGTCGTGCAGCAAAAAGGGCCAGCCGGTCCGATTCAAAGCCGAGCCGATGCGATCAAGATGATCCGCAAGGCGGCTGAGTATTTCCGCAAGACCGAACCGCAATCGTTCATTTCCTTTAAATTGGAACAAGCAGCCCGCTGGGCCGAAATGCCCTTTCCTGAACTGCTCAAAGAGTTACTTCGAGACGACAGCGCCATGGGCGAATTGCATCGTCGAACGGGGATACCGATACCCGAGGACGAAAGTGGATATTAATGAAATTCCTCTAATATCTTGCATTCATTGATTGAAATCTGTCCGCATATTTCCGAAATTGAAGGCAGGTTTAAGTTTGGGCAAACTTGGCCAGTGACGATGCGTGCTGTCCATTGGGGCTGCAAACGGCTTTTCACTAACGCATCTAATAGAACTGACATTGAGGGGAAACGATGGCTGAAAGTTATCAAAAGAGGCTCAACCGCGTCCGCAAGCCCCGCGTCCACATCACCTACGACGTGGAAACGGGCGACGCGATGGAAAAGAAAGAGCTTCCGTTCGTCGTGGGTGTCATGGGGGACTTCTCCGGCAACCCGTCTGAAAAACTGGAACCGCTTAAAGAACGCAAGTTCGTCCAGATCGATCGCGATAACATCGATGACGTAATGAAGCGTTTTCGTCCCGAACTGAACATGCGGGTGGACAACACACTGGCAGATGACGGCTCGCAAATGGCCGTGAATTTGAAGTTCGAGTCGATGGACGACTTCAGTCCAGCCAATGTCGCCAAGCAAGTCGAACCACTTAAGAAACTGCTCGCCACGCGCGATAATCTTCGCGACTTGTTGACCAAGATCGATCGTAGCGACGATCTGGAAACGCTCTTGGAGCAGGTAATGAACGACGCAGATCAACTGAAGAAGTTGGCCGGCGAACTGGGCGTTAACGAATCGGGTGAAGCCGGTAAGGGGGATAGTTAATTATGAGTGCAGGCGAACAACAATCCGCCCAATCGGCGGCACAAAACGAAGAGGCCACCAGCCTGCTGGATGCCGCGATCACCGCGACCAAGCAGACCGAGCAACCGCGAGCCAAGGAGTTGATTCAAACTCTGGTTCAAGAGGCCATGAAGGGGACGGTCACCTTCGACAAAGACATCATTCGCACGATCAATCAAGGGATTGCCGCGATCGATGAGGCCGTGTCGAAACAACTCGCAGCCGTGATGCACCATCCCGAATTCCAGAAGCTGGAAGGGAGCTGGCGCGGCTTGCATTATCTGGTCAGCAACAGCGAAACGGGCGAAATGCTCAAGCTTCGCGTGCTGAACGCTTCGAAGAAGGATATCTCGAAGGACCTGGAACGTGCCGTCGAATTCGACCAGAGCACGCTTTTCAAGAAGGTCTACGAAAGCGAATTTGGTCTGGCCGGTGGTACGCCTTACGGTGCCCTGATCGGCAACTACGAATGGGACAACACC
Above is a window of Blastopirellula marina DNA encoding:
- a CDS encoding SAM-dependent methyltransferase, which gives rise to MIDLFLGLERMSPGSHETTAKAFHTAAQDHEIQTIVEFGCGSGISTLELARQSGASVVAIDNSSPFLDQLKQKIDQAGLGQQVQVREQSMDVAWPEGTQFDLIWCEGSAYAIGVENALRQWLPLLSPGGRIALSDLVWIDPNPDEEVQQYWKDQGEILRYPNDTRALFTSLGYQMIDDFVFPDRDWQNYYRPLKNYLPQWKSAYSDPENAGMVDQMFQEEMRMYDQFGTQYGYAFFIAQRAP
- the tssB gene encoding type VI secretion system contractile sheath small subunit, coding for MAESYQKRLNRVRKPRVHITYDVETGDAMEKKELPFVVGVMGDFSGNPSEKLEPLKERKFVQIDRDNIDDVMKRFRPELNMRVDNTLADDGSQMAVNLKFESMDDFSPANVAKQVEPLKKLLATRDNLRDLLTKIDRSDDLETLLEQVMNDADQLKKLAGELGVNESGEAGKGDS
- a CDS encoding sulfatase-like hydrolase/transferase — translated: MLRGLLSVFLLLLSCGSLLAAEKPNFVWIMSEDNSSHFLSLFDSTGAQTPNIEALAQQGLIYEHAFSNAPVCSVARTTLITSCYAPRIGTFHHRRSFMVPMPEGVKMFPAYLRETGYYTTNNSKEDYNAKKSDDVWDDSSRKASWKNRAQGQPFFHVQTFTTTHESSLHFPVQDVQNKPTKTDPETVFVPPHHPKTETFKYTYARYHDRIQDVDQQIGELVDQLKQDGLLESTFIFYFGDHGGVLPRGKGYAYETGLHVPLVIRVPEKFRDQMPEKIGSRIQSFVSFVDFGPTVLNLAGAKIPDGIDGHAFLALGNAQLMEVDESFGYADRFDEKYDVVRTLRKGKYRYVRNFQPFNFDGLMNNYRYKMAAYQEWRELYDAGKLNEVQAQFFKTRPAEMLFDVEADPYETKNLADDPAHAKTLSVMRGALSIMLKGMPDLGFYPENYLAAHAADNPVAFGQQHKDEIAKLIETANLEVLSFDEARPRLEEALASSDPWQRYWGVIACTSHGKTASPLVKQLEAIATSDPENLVRVRAAEYLALHANVNPVAVLKKAIADAETATEANLILNTVVLLQDGQPGYEFNFQKSDFKHLKGDRGELNRRLEYLTEK
- a CDS encoding TolC family protein; the encoded protein is MTTGLSGCLHPCWNNYDCPDPPAYDECLISEYADRGLKIEDPVPSVCEDEDWLEIPDSPDAINPDNIDLESGYWDLSLEEAVRLALQNSQVMKDLGGVLRSPEALVSMYDPAIVYTDGRFGEEAALSAFDATFGASAYFESNDRRVNNFTVGDNGFFQQDLHNYEVNLSKRNATGGLVSLRGITQYDYNNNPQKIFSAGWDTYIDAEMRQPLLQGAGVMFNRIAGPNGEPGFANGVLIARTRTDISLADFEIAVRNLVSDVENAYWDLFFAYRDLDVKINARNNVLEVWKKAYANVEADKKSADTEAQAREQYFRFEVEVVNALNGRLVERTRDNNGSLGGTFNNPGGVRVCERRLRFMMGLTQTNGRLIRPVTEAPVAKVNFDWNAVATEALARRSELRRQKWVIKQRELELLANRNFLMPNLDLIARYRQRGFGPTLSDQSSIPGEAGALQSLTDGDFAEYQLGVEFEMPIGFRRAHSAVRSSELALARARAIKEEQEKQIMYGLSNTYAEIQRAYEIMELLFNRREAANAQEATVRASYEAGKAPIDLLLEAQRRVIDSSALFNQARIDYALAIKNMHFEKGSLLEFYQISLAEGPWPQKAYNDALMRDLNKRAAHHNYVINEAVIGQPKQAGNTLVAKPADGEVAPSVEKIEVPTPAEVDTTPTARTTSLPVMNNPLRSASTNTGGLIKPAGHAAAPVERATLAPIIRAEEVKSSENFSFGGETPREAIWLH
- a CDS encoding sigma-70 family RNA polymerase sigma factor, with amino-acid sequence MTTEATQLEQRIQENQGLVISLAKSIHRKLPPQIGMDDLIAYGQLGLAEAAQSFEDDKGASFSTFAYYRIRGAIYDGISKMSWNSHAARMQNKYQQMAADTLQADASEGSASSATAQENAKWLCNLTEKLAVVYLASHGEETQHAFQAVADARTQQPAEQLENEEIQGLLQKLLQTLAPHEQELIRMTYYEGYSLKEAADHLGKSKSWASRLHQAILERLARALRQTT
- the tssA gene encoding type VI secretion system protein TssA — encoded protein: MAFPQVLDIESLTNPISEESPSGVELRSSEHANEFFDLREIFNQSNKAERDIQTAMAFPDEEFPDLKDPEWEDVRDRSIHILSSYSKDVSVASWLIEAVMRMDGIPGLRDGFKLMLELVRRYWDNIHPEPDEDEGYAETVSQLTGLTSDRSYGVLDNLPLTNGGGGRYSLFDFNEANRIDGMDSDDKQRRIAEGAIERHTFDESFRATSRDHWNNVIEDLDTLISTIRELETYLDERCLRNSYGEETAPSMTSFRQRLESIRSTVQQLMAELLLDEVGDTPDAATDDADEGGTVVQQKGPAGPIQSRADAIKMIRKAAEYFRKTEPQSFISFKLEQAARWAEMPFPELLKELLRDDSAMGELHRRTGIPIPEDESGY
- a CDS encoding DUF1559 domain-containing protein translates to MFPTPRKSPRTGFTLVELLVVIAIIGVLIALLLPAVQQAREAARRMQCKNNLKQMGLALHNYVDTYRVLPMGCTVDLSVSSTGNNGSWGVHGRILNFLEQGNLYDQVDLTTAWDFQTAIDGLKIPGYSCPSDPGAGRERDPGGGKSKLWPTSYGFNYGTWFVFNPSTKQGGDGLFYPNSKLSFRDATDGSSNTMLGAEVKAWTPYRRNSGPDSTAIPNTISAAETQIASASDEKDTGHTEWPDGRVHHTGFTATMTPNTQTSCTIGGKTYPECDFNSWQEGKNGSSGSPTYAIVTSRSWHPGVVDVVMFDGSSRSISETIDLTTWRSLATRAGGEVVSEF